Proteins encoded within one genomic window of Balneolaceae bacterium:
- the atpG gene encoding ATP synthase F1 subunit gamma codes for MANLRDIRNRISSIKNTQQITKAMKMVAAAKLRKAQQRMNETRPYSKKMGEVVAKLVSSQQNIQNKLLRKPEEINRILLIVVGSDRGLCGGFNNNLFRKVESVIEEQYSSFNSEGNLEIITIGKKASGYFKKRDYNVVSAYPGFFDELSYEETSAIMGYATENFVKKNYDKVLIAFNEFKTVITQNRLIEEALPLKTELMDEGEEESSKEKDYIFEPDPVSILEKLLPVHLNMHLWRAVLESNAAEQGARMAAMDNATENAKELEQDLRLEYNQARQSAITTEISEIVSGAAALEDH; via the coding sequence ATGGCAAACCTCCGGGACATACGAAATCGGATTTCATCCATAAAGAATACCCAGCAGATCACAAAAGCCATGAAAATGGTTGCAGCTGCTAAGCTGCGAAAAGCTCAGCAGCGCATGAATGAAACTCGGCCGTATTCCAAGAAAATGGGTGAGGTTGTTGCAAAACTCGTTTCTTCACAGCAAAATATTCAGAACAAACTTTTGCGCAAACCCGAAGAAATTAACCGGATTCTGCTGATTGTTGTGGGTTCTGATCGTGGACTTTGTGGCGGCTTTAATAACAATCTTTTCAGAAAAGTAGAGTCTGTAATTGAAGAACAGTACAGTTCGTTTAACAGTGAAGGTAACCTGGAAATTATTACCATTGGTAAAAAGGCATCAGGTTATTTTAAGAAAAGAGATTATAATGTAGTGAGTGCATATCCCGGTTTCTTTGATGAGCTAAGTTATGAGGAAACATCAGCCATTATGGGTTATGCTACAGAAAATTTTGTGAAGAAAAATTACGACAAAGTCTTAATTGCGTTCAATGAGTTCAAAACGGTAATCACACAGAACAGGTTGATTGAGGAAGCCCTGCCGTTGAAAACCGAATTAATGGATGAAGGCGAAGAAGAATCGTCAAAGGAAAAAGATTATATTTTTGAGCCTGATCCGGTATCAATCCTGGAAAAGCTTTTGCCTGTTCATTTAAATATGCATCTTTGGAGAGCTGTTTTGGAATCGAATGCAGCAGAACAGGGTGCACGAATGGCTGCAATGGATAATGCTACTGAAAATGCGAAAGAGCTGGAACAAGATCTCAGACTTGAGTACAATCAGGCACGACAAAGTGCGATTACAACAGAAATTTCAGAAATTGTTTCTGGTGCGGCAGCACTGGAGGATCATTAG
- a CDS encoding TolC family protein, which produces MLNIKDLSRTGTIIFLFFIVCKPAISQDTLFVTLPEFLERGLSNSGQVAYESGKVDLARNRVRTVKSQRIFPRLELNTQHGVVPGVESKRQDLGEGEYYLDPDLENDWNNWAVFTRAELSATQPIYTWGAVSSAVKAAEAGAKSAQYEFSAVKAEARIQLFDLYYSYLLAIEISRILEDANEQLNRVEKNINEMREEGNPDLKESDVFKFEIFKSEFVTRRVEVQQSLDYIKRVWDYALQAEPGVVYMPASNFLDPVPYELQDYDYYRANAVQERPELRGVEFGITALEKRLEAEKARQYPLFFFGITGSFANTPNRPRQTNPFIRNNTNYGSVGVGFGIRQNLNILSMRASVDKARIEYKRVNDLEKAVSDQIILDLNERYREAAVAETRMKQTEEALVTARNWVRNEQLNYDIGFGDVEDFLDAVQKELELRVKLKQNVYDLNKKVAALYKAGGLPISQLNLK; this is translated from the coding sequence ATGCTAAACATTAAAGATTTATCCCGAACCGGGACGATAATATTTCTATTCTTTATTGTCTGTAAACCTGCTATCTCTCAAGATACACTGTTTGTAACATTACCTGAATTTTTAGAGAGAGGACTTAGTAATTCGGGCCAGGTTGCGTACGAGAGTGGTAAAGTAGATCTGGCAAGAAACCGAGTTCGTACAGTAAAATCTCAACGGATTTTCCCTCGCCTGGAACTGAATACACAACATGGTGTAGTACCGGGTGTAGAAAGTAAACGGCAGGATTTAGGGGAAGGAGAGTATTATCTCGATCCTGATCTTGAAAATGATTGGAACAACTGGGCTGTTTTTACACGCGCGGAACTTTCAGCCACTCAGCCTATCTACACATGGGGTGCTGTTTCAAGTGCTGTAAAAGCAGCAGAAGCAGGTGCAAAATCGGCTCAATACGAATTTAGTGCAGTAAAAGCTGAAGCAAGAATACAGCTCTTTGATCTTTATTACAGCTATCTGCTGGCCATAGAAATTTCAAGAATACTTGAAGATGCCAATGAACAGTTAAATCGGGTTGAGAAAAACATAAATGAGATGAGAGAGGAGGGAAACCCCGATCTGAAAGAATCGGATGTTTTTAAATTTGAAATTTTTAAATCAGAATTTGTCACACGCAGGGTAGAGGTTCAACAAAGTCTCGATTATATAAAGAGGGTATGGGATTATGCCCTGCAGGCTGAGCCGGGAGTTGTATATATGCCAGCATCAAACTTTTTAGACCCCGTACCTTACGAACTCCAGGATTACGATTATTACCGGGCAAACGCAGTACAGGAACGGCCTGAGTTACGAGGAGTTGAGTTTGGGATAACCGCACTGGAAAAGAGGCTTGAAGCCGAAAAAGCCCGGCAATACCCATTGTTCTTTTTTGGCATAACTGGCAGTTTTGCCAATACTCCAAACCGTCCGCGTCAAACGAATCCTTTTATCAGGAATAATACTAATTATGGTTCTGTTGGTGTAGGGTTCGGTATCCGGCAAAATCTGAATATTTTATCGATGCGTGCTTCTGTTGATAAAGCCCGTATTGAATATAAACGAGTGAATGACCTTGAAAAAGCTGTATCAGACCAAATCATATTGGATCTCAATGAGCGTTATCGTGAGGCGGCTGTTGCCGAAACAAGAATGAAACAGACCGAAGAGGCACTTGTAACAGCTCGTAATTGGGTTCGGAATGAGCAACTAAATTATGATATAGGTTTTGGTGATGTAGAAGATTTTCTGGATGCTGTTCAAAAAGAGTTGGAACTTCGCGTGAAATTGAAACAAAATGTATATGATTTGAATAAGAAAGTAGCAGCACTATACAAAGCAGGTGGCTTGCCTATTTCGCAACTGAATTTAAAATAA
- a CDS encoding ABC transporter substrate-binding protein has protein sequence MFKKIYTLLIVILCFAPLVTAQAEADSIRMMLEERDDEIKDLLGPKGTEYTQEQRDRLKDIINDVINYRSMAQHALGDTYNEISEEEREEFVSLFSTIIRDNSLNRLDIYRAEVTYNNIEVNEDSAFVATTAQLEDVRTSVDYNLERFDNTWMITDMTIDQVSTADSYNRQFQSIIRQRGFDALMESLRRRAARS, from the coding sequence ATGTTCAAGAAAATATATACTCTTTTAATTGTAATACTTTGTTTTGCTCCTTTGGTAACAGCCCAGGCAGAAGCCGATTCAATCCGAATGATGCTCGAAGAGCGCGATGATGAGATTAAAGATTTACTGGGACCCAAAGGAACTGAGTATACCCAAGAACAAAGAGACCGGTTGAAAGATATTATAAATGATGTTATTAATTACCGTTCTATGGCACAACACGCTCTTGGTGATACATACAATGAAATTAGCGAGGAAGAACGAGAAGAATTTGTATCTTTGTTTTCAACAATTATCCGTGATAATTCTCTGAACCGGTTAGATATTTATCGTGCGGAAGTTACGTACAACAATATTGAAGTAAATGAAGATTCGGCATTTGTGGCTACAACGGCTCAATTAGAAGATGTACGGACTTCGGTTGATTATAATCTTGAACGGTTCGATAATACCTGGATGATCACTGATATGACAATAGACCAGGTATCAACAGCTGACTCTTATAATCGTCAGTTTCAAAGCATTATCAGGCAACGGGGGTTTGATGCACTTATGGAAAGTTTAAGACGTCGTGCTGCCCGGTCATAA
- a CDS encoding glycosyltransferase produces the protein MESKLLEEIPVIEIEPPFDRTTSQKNKSESAKKESPFLDWLDKQTPLDSWIYLFVLKYFEIRKKVKKIDPDIIWATGDPWSGLWLGEKLARSFSKPFIADFRDPWTAAEVHLRTRSPFSLEIDKQVEKRILQNANRVVFTSGLTEKKYLDEFKLPKQKTKTIYNSFDSSLIKEYESETWGEELNPEYLNLIFFGRFRRLSPVTPIADALRELKSKNAGDASNIHIHSFGKPDARNLRRIREYGLEKNFIFHEPVVPEKMLPVLKSADILLLSTNMEREQVIPAKLWDYLSVKVPILSITPNPEVGDIVMRSKAGIQVHPDEKKEIAELLQSFARAKQNEESFLLSPEKEIPDRNMYEAKHTSGELASLFDELLTNG, from the coding sequence TTGGAAAGCAAGCTACTTGAAGAGATTCCGGTCATTGAAATTGAACCTCCGTTCGATCGTACTACATCACAAAAAAACAAATCTGAGTCGGCAAAAAAGGAATCGCCTTTTTTAGACTGGCTGGATAAACAAACTCCACTCGATTCATGGATCTATCTGTTCGTTTTAAAATATTTCGAAATTAGAAAAAAAGTGAAGAAGATCGATCCGGATATTATTTGGGCAACAGGGGATCCCTGGTCGGGCTTGTGGCTGGGAGAAAAGCTTGCGCGAAGTTTTTCAAAACCGTTCATTGCCGATTTCCGGGATCCCTGGACAGCGGCGGAAGTTCATCTCAGAACTCGATCGCCGTTCTCTTTGGAGATAGACAAACAAGTAGAAAAGAGAATTTTGCAAAATGCCAATCGTGTTGTATTTACATCAGGCCTGACGGAGAAAAAATATCTGGATGAATTCAAACTGCCGAAGCAAAAAACAAAAACCATTTATAATTCTTTTGATTCATCTTTGATTAAGGAATATGAGAGTGAAACCTGGGGAGAAGAACTAAATCCCGAATACCTGAACTTAATTTTTTTCGGCCGGTTCAGGCGGCTGAGTCCCGTTACGCCAATAGCAGATGCATTGAGAGAGCTAAAAAGCAAAAATGCGGGGGATGCATCGAACATTCACATTCACAGTTTTGGGAAACCAGATGCCCGGAATCTCCGGAGAATTCGGGAGTATGGATTGGAAAAGAATTTTATTTTTCATGAGCCGGTTGTTCCGGAAAAAATGCTTCCGGTTTTAAAAAGTGCGGATATTTTACTGTTAAGTACCAATATGGAAAGAGAACAGGTTATTCCGGCCAAATTGTGGGATTATTTATCCGTGAAAGTTCCAATTTTATCAATCACGCCAAACCCGGAAGTGGGAGATATTGTCATGAGAAGTAAAGCCGGTATCCAGGTTCATCCCGATGAGAAAAAAGAAATTGCCGAGCTGTTACAATCGTTTGCCAGGGCAAAACAAAATGAGGAATCTTTTCTTTTATCTCCCGAAAAAGAGATTCCCGACAGAAACATGTACGAGGCAAAACATACATCAGGAGAACTGGCCTCTTTGTTTGACGAGCTCTTAACAAATGGCTAA
- a CDS encoding oligosaccharide flippase family protein, which produces MAKKSTNLSEKAGVVVFARIVTTVIDLAIVIATIQILSKTDFAIIGYLLMIHEVARNLATLGFPDSVFYFFERVSGSAKRAFVNQTTLILLGTAFIAGVVILLVSYFAPLFLTEWSSDSIEQVQQLLPFMAIVAVFEIPTWPVTNILLALDRQKDSAWFEMVTSLLTFTFLVGPLALGYGLDIAVYGLVAYGFIRFAGSWIWMKIVLPEGKLSDSEISVKRQVNFSLPLGLSALVNKINRYVDKFVVSILLPVAAYAEYTIGAQEVPIIRVIPFAVGSVLISRYVEFQLESKKEELLELWYKGVQKVSLLVVPLTILSIVIASDLIAIIAESEGTSYRNAVLPFQIYNLIVLLRVTHYGSILQAFGDTKGVFYLSINLVIANLILSVPLTMMYGINGTALGTLIANVYNWYITLRRIGSHMELPARKVLPFPYYLKVLGVSALTGVLIWYGRITFISEGDTIMGLSVSIITFLLFFSILGTVLKVITTEDWVQLKNWMQLKFLSRN; this is translated from the coding sequence ATGGCTAAAAAAAGTACCAATTTATCAGAGAAAGCTGGTGTAGTTGTTTTTGCAAGAATTGTAACAACTGTCATTGATCTGGCCATTGTTATTGCCACGATCCAGATCTTATCAAAAACAGATTTTGCAATTATCGGGTATCTTCTGATGATCCATGAGGTGGCCAGAAATCTTGCAACTCTCGGTTTTCCTGATAGCGTTTTTTACTTTTTTGAAAGAGTGAGCGGAAGTGCAAAACGTGCTTTTGTAAACCAAACCACGCTCATTCTGCTCGGAACTGCATTTATAGCAGGAGTAGTAATTTTGCTTGTAAGTTACTTTGCTCCATTGTTTCTCACAGAGTGGAGTTCCGATAGTATTGAGCAGGTTCAGCAATTGCTGCCATTTATGGCTATTGTAGCTGTATTTGAAATACCAACCTGGCCGGTGACCAATATTCTGCTTGCTCTTGACCGGCAAAAAGACTCGGCCTGGTTTGAGATGGTAACAAGCCTGTTAACATTCACATTTTTAGTGGGCCCTCTTGCTTTAGGATATGGCCTGGATATTGCCGTATATGGTCTCGTTGCATACGGATTCATTCGGTTTGCCGGTTCCTGGATATGGATGAAAATTGTTCTTCCGGAAGGAAAACTGAGTGATTCTGAAATTTCCGTTAAAAGACAGGTAAATTTTTCGTTACCACTTGGCTTGTCTGCATTGGTTAATAAAATAAACCGGTATGTGGATAAATTTGTAGTCTCCATATTGCTGCCCGTAGCGGCATATGCGGAATATACGATAGGAGCCCAGGAGGTACCGATCATTCGTGTGATTCCCTTTGCTGTCGGTTCAGTCTTAATCAGTCGTTATGTTGAATTCCAGTTAGAATCAAAAAAAGAGGAGTTGCTCGAACTTTGGTATAAAGGAGTTCAAAAAGTAAGCTTACTGGTAGTTCCGCTTACCATTCTTTCGATTGTGATTGCCTCGGATCTTATTGCGATTATTGCTGAATCGGAAGGGACCAGTTACCGCAATGCCGTATTACCATTTCAAATTTACAACCTCATTGTTCTGCTGCGGGTAACCCACTACGGAAGTATTTTGCAGGCTTTTGGTGATACGAAAGGGGTTTTTTATTTAAGTATAAACCTTGTGATAGCAAATCTGATTTTGAGTGTACCACTTACAATGATGTATGGAATTAACGGAACGGCTTTGGGGACCCTGATTGCCAATGTTTACAATTGGTACATTACCCTCAGAAGAATCGGCAGCCATATGGAACTGCCGGCGAGAAAAGTGCTTCCCTTTCCGTATTATTTAAAAGTACTGGGCGTTTCGGCCTTGACCGGTGTACTGATTTGGTATGGCAGAATAACCTTTATCAGTGAGGGGGATACAATCATGGGTTTATCTGTAAGCATAATCACATTTTTGCTGTTCTTTTCAATTCTTGGTACCGTTCTAAAAGTGATAACAACGGAAGATTGGGTTCAATTGAAAAATTGGATGCAGCTTAAATTTTTATCCCGAAACTGA
- a CDS encoding NTP transferase domain-containing protein, producing MKKTGIILAAGFGSRLAGTDDDTDLKPLTNVDGTPLIYRTIRSLKIAGCSRVVIVLGYGFEQIKKDILESYTGNLPIEFARNDQYDLSNGISVLAAEPFIDDNFILTMADHILSDEMMLMAKEHVPPENGATLLVDYKVDEIFDIDDATKVNSQNSRIQTIGKKITNYNCIDTGVFVCTPSLLDEIKKVYKKQGDASLSDGVQALADKNKMHTLDIRNAFWQDVDTPEMLEHAEKILNSEIPAEV from the coding sequence ATGAAGAAAACGGGAATAATTTTAGCAGCCGGCTTTGGGTCTCGTTTGGCAGGTACCGATGACGATACTGACCTAAAACCACTTACCAATGTTGATGGAACTCCATTGATTTATCGCACTATCCGAAGCCTGAAAATAGCCGGATGCAGCCGCGTAGTAATTGTTCTTGGGTACGGATTCGAACAAATCAAAAAAGATATTCTTGAATCTTACACGGGTAACCTGCCCATAGAATTTGCCCGTAATGATCAATATGATTTGAGCAATGGAATTTCGGTTCTGGCTGCTGAACCTTTTATTGATGATAATTTTATACTCACAATGGCCGATCATATTCTTTCTGATGAGATGATGCTAATGGCTAAAGAGCATGTTCCACCCGAAAATGGTGCCACCCTTCTCGTTGATTACAAAGTTGATGAGATATTCGATATTGATGACGCCACGAAAGTAAATTCCCAAAACAGTCGAATCCAGACAATCGGGAAAAAGATAACGAACTACAACTGTATAGATACGGGCGTTTTTGTTTGTACCCCAAGCTTATTAGATGAAATTAAGAAAGTATATAAAAAACAGGGAGATGCATCTCTATCAGACGGTGTGCAAGCGTTAGCTGATAAAAACAAAATGCATACACTTGATATAAGAAATGCATTTTGGCAGGATGTTGATACTCCTGAAATGCTGGAACATGCAGAAAAAATACTCAACTCAGAAATTCCCGCAGAAGTGTAG
- a CDS encoding inositol-3-phosphate synthase: MSENNEKSKSEGKLLVLTPGMGAVATTFIAGVESIRKGLSKPIGSLTQKQTIRLGARSENRNPLIKDFLPLVDLNDLTFGGWDVISDNAYDACKRAQVLSSQDVEPIADFLKDIEPMPAAFEQKYVKKLVGKNVKEFTTKKDLTDQLRNDIQNKIKETGADRAVMVWCGSTEVFMSPSSCHMSIDAFEEGLKNNDEAISPSQLYAYAAIMEGIPYANGAPNLSADVPALTELAVQKGVPIAGKDFKTGQTLMKTILAPGFKTRMLGIKGWFSTNILGNRDGEVLDDPDSFRSKEVSKTGVLDTILQPEIYGDLYEDLYHKVRINYYPPSGDEKEGWDNIDIFGWMGYPMQIKVNFLCRDSILAAPIVLDLALFLDLAKRTGKKGIQEWLSFYFKSPQVEEGHIPEHDIFIQHFRLKNTLRIMGGEEPITHLSENFESYT; this comes from the coding sequence ATGTCAGAAAATAACGAGAAATCAAAATCAGAAGGAAAACTATTAGTTCTAACCCCCGGAATGGGAGCTGTTGCTACTACATTTATTGCAGGTGTTGAATCTATTCGAAAAGGTCTTTCCAAGCCTATCGGTTCGTTAACACAGAAACAAACAATACGTTTGGGAGCACGATCGGAGAATCGAAATCCCCTGATTAAGGATTTTCTTCCCTTGGTTGACTTAAACGATCTTACTTTTGGTGGTTGGGATGTAATTTCTGACAATGCGTATGATGCATGTAAACGTGCACAGGTGCTAAGTTCTCAGGATGTGGAACCGATTGCTGATTTTTTAAAGGATATTGAACCGATGCCAGCCGCATTTGAACAGAAATATGTTAAAAAACTGGTTGGAAAAAATGTTAAGGAGTTTACAACGAAGAAGGATTTGACCGATCAACTTCGGAATGATATTCAAAATAAAATTAAAGAAACCGGCGCTGACCGTGCGGTGATGGTGTGGTGTGGATCTACCGAAGTTTTTATGTCCCCATCGTCTTGCCACATGTCTATAGATGCTTTTGAAGAAGGGCTCAAAAACAATGACGAAGCGATCTCCCCTTCGCAACTATATGCTTACGCCGCCATCATGGAGGGCATTCCATATGCCAATGGAGCTCCTAATCTATCAGCTGATGTGCCGGCTCTTACCGAACTCGCCGTTCAGAAAGGAGTACCCATTGCAGGAAAAGATTTTAAAACCGGCCAAACATTAATGAAAACTATTTTAGCCCCGGGTTTTAAAACACGAATGCTGGGAATTAAAGGATGGTTTTCAACCAATATTTTGGGAAATCGGGATGGCGAAGTCCTTGATGATCCGGACAGTTTCAGATCGAAAGAGGTTTCAAAAACAGGCGTATTGGATACCATTCTGCAACCCGAGATATACGGTGATCTTTATGAAGACCTCTATCATAAAGTGCGAATTAATTATTATCCGCCCTCCGGAGATGAAAAGGAAGGCTGGGACAATATTGATATTTTTGGCTGGATGGGATATCCCATGCAGATTAAAGTTAATTTCCTTTGTCGGGATTCTATTCTTGCTGCACCTATCGTGCTGGACTTGGCGCTTTTCTTAGATCTGGCTAAACGTACAGGCAAGAAAGGAATTCAGGAATGGTTGAGTTTCTACTTCAAAAGTCCACAGGTTGAGGAAGGACACATCCCTGAACATGATATTTTTATCCAGCACTTCAGATTGAAAAATACACTTCGGATCATGGGTGGAGAAGAACCTATCACCCATCTTTCTGAAAATTTTGAAAGTTACACGTAA
- a CDS encoding lipopolysaccharide biosynthesis protein: MSNRPFARRVASSVLYSGVGSVSARLLNAVALFYTLKVISEEQFGIAALALAFFSTTKALTELGLGTAIVQEKRIGRTQIDSLFWTSFSLSVVVYLIIFIASPFIASFYNTPVLSAMIRVYMLGIIAFSFYMISSKLMMRELEFKKLAISDNVALASSAGLMIYLAYAGFGAWAIILAELANKVGQMLFCMVFKPYWPRLQYSYNQVKGLIEFGMFTTGSNFFQKFYMNADYLIIGKFFSMELVGIYSFAYRLVFDTVKELANVINRVAYPAFAKLQYDTPRLRNYFFTMSRASMLLVGTVMVIIGVYIDWFLPYVGYEKWLPAVPYMRIFVVVGIIQCLVTLLPKLINAKGEARFIFYYTSANAILLPAGFLITAQYSMMAVALVWLTVYPLVSVVIIYFGAKLTKTNAWTFGLKSIAAFGTLIPLAGLAYIVRYGINLIFGEANLLLIALASIFVFTVAATVIWFREQDAIQAIRS; this comes from the coding sequence ATGAGTAATCGTCCTTTTGCCCGCAGAGTAGCTTCGTCGGTATTGTATAGCGGTGTGGGTTCTGTTTCAGCTCGTCTTTTAAATGCTGTTGCCCTCTTTTATACGCTAAAAGTTATTTCTGAAGAACAGTTTGGAATTGCTGCTCTTGCACTCGCTTTTTTTAGTACAACCAAAGCATTAACAGAGCTTGGCCTTGGCACGGCTATCGTACAGGAAAAAAGAATAGGACGAACCCAAATTGATTCTCTTTTTTGGACCAGTTTTTCCCTTTCTGTTGTAGTTTATTTGATCATATTTATTGCCTCCCCGTTCATCGCTTCATTTTATAATACACCTGTACTATCTGCCATGATAAGAGTCTACATGCTTGGCATCATTGCATTTAGTTTTTATATGATCTCAAGCAAACTAATGATGCGAGAGCTGGAGTTTAAGAAGCTTGCAATTAGCGACAATGTAGCGCTTGCATCATCGGCCGGTTTGATGATCTACCTGGCATATGCCGGTTTTGGTGCCTGGGCCATTATCCTGGCTGAACTGGCAAACAAAGTGGGACAGATGCTTTTTTGTATGGTCTTTAAGCCCTATTGGCCCCGATTGCAATACAGTTACAACCAGGTTAAAGGACTGATTGAATTCGGAATGTTTACTACCGGATCCAACTTTTTTCAAAAATTTTATATGAATGCCGATTACCTGATTATCGGAAAATTCTTTTCGATGGAACTCGTTGGAATCTATTCGTTTGCTTACAGGCTGGTTTTCGATACGGTTAAAGAGTTGGCGAATGTTATTAACCGGGTGGCGTATCCGGCGTTTGCTAAGCTACAGTACGATACTCCAAGACTACGGAACTACTTTTTTACGATGTCTCGCGCCAGCATGCTCCTGGTGGGAACAGTCATGGTTATTATTGGTGTGTATATCGACTGGTTTCTGCCATATGTAGGTTATGAAAAATGGTTGCCGGCCGTTCCCTACATGAGAATATTTGTAGTTGTGGGAATTATTCAGTGTCTCGTTACACTACTGCCTAAGCTAATCAATGCCAAAGGTGAGGCCCGGTTTATTTTTTATTACACTTCGGCAAATGCCATTCTTCTGCCTGCCGGTTTCTTAATCACGGCCCAGTACAGTATGATGGCTGTTGCCTTGGTTTGGCTTACAGTTTACCCTCTTGTATCGGTTGTAATTATCTATTTTGGAGCTAAATTGACAAAGACGAATGCCTGGACATTTGGATTGAAAAGTATTGCCGCCTTCGGCACACTTATACCATTAGCAGGGTTGGCGTATATCGTTCGGTATGGAATTAATTTGATATTCGGGGAGGCCAACCTGCTGCTGATTGCTCTGGCATCAATCTTCGTCTTTACTGTTGCTGCAACCGTAATATGGTTCCGTGAACAGGATGCGATTCAGGCAATTCGGAGTTAG
- a CDS encoding sodium:solute symporter — MGFTLIDGIVVVLYLIVVAVFGIWSAGTQNTTTDYFLGGRGMPWWAVLFSVVATETSTLTFISIPAVAYGGNLTFLQLTFGYILGRLIVAVWLLPGYLQGELATAYQFLEKRFGSGMRKAASSTFIVTRLLADGVRLFATAIPLAIIFRFAGVFETLGDIQVYLLAISVISLITLIYTFLGGIKAVIWMDVVQMVVYIGGALFALFMLFGKLPVSAADAFSALSSSGKFTLFNFGFDLTWSEFLADPYVFWVSIVGGAIFSIASHGTDQLIVQRLLSTGSLKSGQKALIWSGIVASMQFGLFLFIGLILFVFYGGQSPADIGLSTTDEVFARFIVDHMPVGIAGLIVASLFAAAMSSLSSSLNALASSTTYDIIKPMSGADWDDAKELWVSRMVTIFWGVVLTGSAFLFTWLQLSGDDRPAIVELGLGIASYTYGGLLGIFALGRLFPKPGKTDAMIGFFTGLISLLFMVEGALQQFIPGEGLTIAWPLYTAVGAIIVIVVANLSYLIRAGFGNNQEEN; from the coding sequence ATGGGATTTACACTGATTGATGGCATTGTTGTTGTACTTTATTTGATCGTTGTAGCCGTTTTTGGGATCTGGTCGGCCGGCACTCAAAACACCACAACTGACTATTTTTTGGGAGGACGTGGTATGCCCTGGTGGGCTGTTCTGTTTTCTGTGGTGGCTACTGAAACCAGTACGTTAACGTTTATCAGTATTCCGGCGGTTGCATATGGAGGTAATCTTACATTCCTGCAACTCACCTTTGGTTATATTCTCGGCCGTTTGATTGTAGCGGTATGGTTACTCCCCGGCTATCTGCAGGGTGAACTGGCCACCGCTTACCAATTCCTGGAGAAGAGATTTGGTTCAGGTATGAGGAAAGCCGCCAGTTCAACATTTATTGTTACACGATTACTGGCCGATGGAGTGAGACTCTTTGCTACAGCCATTCCTCTGGCTATCATTTTTCGTTTTGCTGGAGTATTTGAAACCCTGGGTGATATTCAGGTTTATCTCCTGGCGATCTCTGTTATATCTTTAATTACACTCATTTATACCTTTCTCGGTGGAATTAAAGCTGTTATCTGGATGGATGTTGTTCAGATGGTTGTCTACATAGGCGGTGCGTTATTTGCGCTGTTTATGCTTTTTGGGAAGTTACCGGTATCAGCAGCTGATGCATTTTCTGCATTAAGCAGTTCGGGAAAATTTACACTTTTTAATTTCGGATTTGATCTGACCTGGAGTGAGTTTCTTGCCGATCCTTATGTATTTTGGGTATCTATTGTTGGAGGTGCCATTTTTTCTATCGCTTCCCACGGTACTGATCAGCTCATTGTACAACGTCTGTTATCTACGGGTTCACTTAAATCAGGCCAAAAAGCATTGATCTGGAGCGGTATTGTTGCCAGTATGCAGTTTGGTCTTTTCCTGTTTATCGGGTTAATTCTGTTTGTATTTTACGGCGGCCAGTCACCTGCTGATATTGGATTGTCAACCACAGATGAAGTTTTTGCTCGTTTTATTGTGGATCATATGCCGGTTGGAATTGCCGGGTTAATTGTCGCCTCTCTTTTCGCTGCAGCAATGAGCAGCCTCAGCTCCTCACTGAATGCACTCGCTTCATCTACGACCTACGATATTATTAAACCGATGTCTGGGGCCGACTGGGATGACGCTAAAGAACTTTGGGTCTCACGAATGGTAACTATTTTTTGGGGAGTGGTTTTAACCGGTTCAGCATTTCTCTTTACCTGGCTTCAACTCAGTGGAGATGACCGCCCGGCCATTGTGGAGCTTGGCCTGGGAATTGCTTCTTATACATACGGGGGATTACTGGGTATCTTTGCGTTGGGACGGCTTTTCCCGAAACCGGGCAAAACAGATGCAATGATTGGCTTTTTTACCGGCCTGATCTCACTTCTTTTTATGGTTGAAGGAGCTCTGCAGCAATTCATTCCGGGAGAAGGACTCACCATTGCCTGGCCCCTCTATACGGCGGTAGGAGCAATCATTGTGATTGTTGTGGCTAATCTCTCTTATCTTATTCGTGCTGGATTTGGCAATAATCAGGAAGAAAATTAA